From the genome of Solanum dulcamara chromosome 12, daSolDulc1.2, whole genome shotgun sequence:
AGGGGGACGAGTGCCGATGCGCTTGAAAGCCTCCCGGTGTTTCTGAGGCCATTCAACAGCTTCTATGAGTTGCATCTTAACCTCCCTCTGCCCTCCGACATCATCCCAGTTTACCTTTGGAACCTCAAGTATAACCTGATATTAAGACAAAATATTTCAGTTCAGTGCAGACTGCAATTCCAGATGTCTACCAATGGTCCTTATGCAAATCGGTTGAAACAACAGGCAGTAGGAACttcaaatgaaaaagaaagCAAAGATGTAGGCATCCATCAAAGGAATCcatcatcaaccttagatcatAACCAGCTGCACTTAATCAATCAAAGGCATgcttaaaacttgagcctttacAAAAGATGACTCAATAATGCAATTTGATTGGGGTCAATCCCAAAACTGCAAGGATGATGGTCAAACACCATATAAAAAAAAGCCTGCTCTCTGAAACTTGTTATCATACAAATATCTGAACGTGACCAGCACATCAGTATAGATAGCATCACCAAACTTAAATTTCCAACAATGTTTAACAACAAAAACTATAAACAAGGTAAAGCATACCTCTCTCATGGCACTTGGCCTTATTTTCATTCTAGCCCTTTCAAAATCTTTAGAAGTGATCCTAAGAGTGTCTGTTTGTGCCATGCAAGTAAAGTTTCTCCGGATATCTGATGAAATACATGCTTCTGAAATAGATGAAGATGCCCCCTCGAAATCACTGTTAGAAGAAAGGTCTTCATTGTCTTGTAAACAATGTGTACCATTCCTGCCAAGGCATGCATCATATGTTGGCATTGAAGGTTTATATTGAGTATTTCCAAAGCATGTTTTTGACTCAACATGTTCACGAAGACAATTCAAAGCTGCTTCATTGCACAAAGCAGCTAGGTCAGCGCCCACGAAACCATGTGTAGCTGTTGCAAGGTCTTGAACATCCTTGTCCAAAAGAGCATGTTCCATTTCACCAAGTAGTGTCTGTAGTATTTCATACCGTTGTCTGGCAGATGGTACGCCTAAACATATTTTTCCATGAAATGAGAAAGAGTTACATATCACATCAAAAGCACTATagctaaaaaaaaaaggagttgAGTTCAACTTTCGAGCACATGGCATAAGTCAAAGATCTCAGGATGATTCTGTGCAACTACTGACTATGCTCAGTCAACTCACAACAAGAATATGAAGAGTAACAACAGTAATGATAAACCCTGAGAAAGATTGAATTATTATATGAGCATCCAGTAATTGGCAGTAGTTATCCAAGTCATTTGTTGTTATTATAAAGTCTGATAACAATACTTGATAAGATTCTGTAGTGACCTATTTCAATTTCCCTGTCAAGTCTTCCAGGTCGTCTAAGAGCTGGTTCAACACTGTCAGGTCGATTGGTAGCAGCAATAACAAGTACACCATCAGCTCTTCTTATTCCATCCATCAAGTTTAACAATGTAGCTACCATTCTTTGAGAAAGCTCTTCACCTGCATCTTTACGAGCAGGCGCAATGGCATCCAACTCATCAATGAAGACCTGCAAATGAAAAAAGGCCCTGGGTCATTGAAAACTTAATTAGTTGACATTTGAAATTAGAAagccttttttaaaaataaaaaaagattggATCAGGTAAAAGAAATTAGAAAGCCTATATATGGCAGCAACTGTGACCTGAGCTTTGTATTACAGCAAAGATACAGAAATCAGAAAAATAAGGTTAGTTAACTAAACTTGGTGTGGATCTCATAGAAACATGCTAGGCTATGCCAATTTCAGACATAGTTATCCATTTCTCCATCTGCACAATTTAGTATCTAAGGCACAAATGATTACTACTACCAACTCCTACTATCTATACATGAGTCCAATACCCACAGTGATCAGACATCATAGCAAGTATCCAAGAATATCACAATGGTATCCGATGTGGACACCTAGTATGAATCTGACATGATAATATTCAAGTATCTGTACATATTCTGGGTATCTTGAAGGATCTAGTACTACAACCATATCATATGACAAGGGTATatcaaaaaaaatgagaatcaAAAAACTTTTCTTATAACTCAATACACATGGTTGGCATCCACAATGTTGCTTTAGGAAAACTATTATCCAATTTGCTTTTCACCTTAAAAAAGAATAATGTTGCTtcagaaaaactaaaaaaatatttctctgaGGAAAAAAAGTTCATTCAAATGAAGGGAGCAAACTTTAATATTATAATGCGTACATAACTCAAATGTTAAGAGTATCATACTTTATCAATGAGAAATAATCTAGAGTGACAACTTCATGAACTACCATTGTACAATGCAATTAATTTCTAATAAGAACATCTAAAGAAGATATAAGATTTGTGGATCAGGACTAAAATGTAGTAAAAGGAATCCAACACAAAGTAACAAAAAAGAAACCCCCAAAACTTTCAAATGGACTTCTCATAGTTTCCCTTAATCCTTTTTTTTGAGTCTTAAAAGAGGTAATTTTCATTGAAATCAACACTAAGATGGTGCTGGAATTACTAGTTTCACAAAATTCATACATGCCAAAAAGACTCTATCCTTAAGCGATATTTCATTCTGACTTACTTCTACAGAAGTTCTATGTTCCATTTCATTGGCATTACACATTTTGATTTAAGCAGTGAAACTTCTATTTCAGCTGTTTTGTGACATTTGACACAAGCAAGTTTATTGTTGAAACAGAAGATATCTAAACTGGATTAAAAAGTGAGGAAGCAAACCACAGCAGGAGCTGCTTGACTCGCTGAATCAAACACTTCGTTCAATGCCCGTTCGCTTTCGCCATAATATTGACTAATTACTTCAGGCCCATTGACAGAGAATAGGTTTACTCCAGCTTTATGAGCACATAATCGTGCCAAAGCAGTCTTTCCAGTCCCAGGTGGCCCATGAAGAAGTACTCCCTTTGTAGGTCGTAAGCCCATGCTGAAATATTGACAACTGGACATTAACATATGATAAAGAGAGTAGACATTTTCTACATTgactaattttattatattggtGTAATAGGCAGCTCATTAGCAGTGCAAAACAAACAACATCTCCAGAAAGTAAAAGCTGATTTCCTGAATAAGAGATAGACATTTGCCTTCAGAAATTCCAATGATTTTCCTAGGAAACAAACTACTCCAGACCCAATAAAGGAAAAGGGGAAAGCTTCTTATTTAGATTCTGGCAGGAGTTGGGAAAATATATTAATGCTATTAACAATGTGCTGCAACAAAGGTAAATCTCACAGTAACTAATATCAAGCGTTAAGAAATTTAAACcattttttaaaaggaaaaattgtatatatatcagTTCAGAATCCAAATGGCATTATAGCAAGAAAAAGGAGCAGTGGACCAAGGTCGTTGAAGAGAAATTAAGATCGACCAAACCTCTAAATAGGCTAATCCATTATTTGGCCCAATTGAAACTACCTAGTAAAGATTGTCAGCCTACATAACAAACTTTTCATACCCAGAAAGCAAGCAGATCCCTATATTTCTAAAGATAATTTTGCCATAGTAACAAAGTTACAAGCTTCTAGAGAAAAACTGACATTTACATTAGAAAGAGAGAGTACCTAGCTATTGTACCGTTCACAGCCGACGATATTATTATGTCCATTAGAACTGCAAATTCTTCAGAAAGACCACCCAATTTTGGGAAGTCAACTCCATCCTTATTGTTGATATTTCTATGTTCGAGGTCTGATGGTGATAAGCTTCTTATTGGAGTTCCCACTTCAATGTCCGGGGGTAAATGTAGAACTACTTTTGTTTTGTGATCTACAGAGAAAGCAACATCACCATAGTCCCCCAAACTTTGTGAAGGAGAAGCGCCTATAACCTGGAGAAAAAACAGCTTTGAAAGCAGTGGGACAATCACAAGATTTCCAGATAGTAAAATGCGAGAACACAACCAGGAAGCTGTACAGGTTTGAATAAGTTTCTTCGAATGGTCATTCACCAAAACTTCTCTTATGTTGAATATTTCACTGGTTGTGCCACCTACATCAGAAGAGATCGACACTGACTCTTGATCCTTGGGTGTATTGAACTCCCTGGAGCTAGGAGAATTAAGTCTAGAACGAGAGTGTAATGGAGTCCTAGGAGATGAAACCGCCGTAGTCTCAGCTCGACTATTTCTTGTTTCACTCGTTGAATATTGAGAGGATATGAAGCAGTTCATCGGTGGTATTCCATTACGAGATACCAGCAACAAAGATAGTTCCTCGCAGTTACTAACCAAAAAGGAATTAACTCTACCATTGGACGATTGATTGCTTCCACTTACAATACTCCTTATGGTATGATCATGAATAGGGTGAACAAAAACAATCCTACCCGAGGCAGGATAACCCATACTCCATGAGAGGCTTGAAGATAATCGCGCTCCATTTTTTAAAACCTGCAAAGAGATCAATGTCAAGTCAATGCAAAATTCTACCATTTGGTAAGAATGCAATAACACCTCTCTTCAAAAATGCATTCGTCAAAAgaagtatttaaaatattaagaatCAACGAATATAATAAGCCAACATCAGCACCAGTAATAACAAATTTTATaacttctaaaaaaaaaatcagaggCGAACAATGAACAATACAAAGTTCCTAATAGTACACTGTACACCTCAAGCAAATGGTCTTTCACAACAAACATCAAGGACTCCTACTAGAGTAATGCCCTAAAAAATTAATCTGACACTTTGACAAGTTATGCAAATCCATCAGACAACTTGTAAAACCAAGTAGtacaaaaactaaattttaGCAAAGTCATTGAGAACTCCTAGTGCGGTAAGAACTTCTAACCTAGTACTTATTAGCCGAAGATGCCGACGACATTTCTAGAActagtttttttcttctttttctttttggttatCTCTACTACTCGCTTCTCCCAGTTGGAAGAAAACCGAGCCCCTTGTGAGTTTCATAAAGTAATCTACAGCATAGTACTGATTCCCTGTGTTCTTGCTACTTTACCTGGATTAACACACCAGTTATACCATATAAATATATTCAAAAGGGAAGATGCACATTCTGTTTGATGTCTAAAAGGCATTCAATAATTCCATAATTCCTTTAGCTCTCATGGATATTATCCTTAGTTTTATCACTAGATTATAAGAGACAAAAGACAATCaatcatttttttctcaatGGTTGCAAGGAATAAAGTGCCGTCGGCAAACTCTCAATTTGAATGGAGCTTCCCTTATTTGACTCTATCCAAATTAAACCCACGGTTCAAAATTATCAAGACTGTGAAAAGTGCAACCATACCGCCCAAGACACAAATCTCCTGTGATAATTAACATCTCTCTCAGTCTCAGGAACCTTGTCTTCTCCTTCAATAGATAAAGAAGGAAACTCATGGGATTCATAAAGCTCACATTTataacataacaagaatcacaATTCCCACTTGTTGAAGACATGGTTAAGTTAATAAAAGTGTAACCTCTCTAATGATGGCCGTCCATCTACCTTAAacgaaagaaggaaaaaaaaaaggaagagagaTGAAAAATAAGATATTCCACGAAGAAAGCAATATCACAACTGAGTAACAAAAACGATAAGACCAAATCTAGTGACATAATAGttacaagaaaaaaagaaataggaaAGTAGAAGTAGAGATTCCACCAAGATTGCACGAACATATGGAAGGCATCATGCTCCAATTTGACCAGCAGATCAA
Proteins encoded in this window:
- the LOC129876882 gene encoding calmodulin-interacting protein 111, with amino-acid sequence MPSKKKNQKSSSKLSQSELRDTPSVLSSSDVEFTEGELKCCLEEASRKFPSLICKTDFIGRISEDAVDTKGCKIWLSESSMLASSIAPGSTVSVSLASLKKSESNFPLSSLVDECTRHFGLDYTENVAHEAGHFFALATVFPSCKVLKNGARLSSSLSWSMGYPASGRIVFVHPIHDHTIRSIVSGSNQSSNGRVNSFLVSNCEELSLLLVSRNGIPPMNCFISSQYSTSETRNSRAETTAVSSPRTPLHSRSRLNSPSSREFNTPKDQESVSISSDVGGTTSEIFNIREVLVNDHSKKLIQTCTASWLCSRILLSGNLVIVPLLSKLFFLQVIGASPSQSLGDYGDVAFSVDHKTKVVLHLPPDIEVGTPIRSLSPSDLEHRNINNKDGVDFPKLGGLSEEFAVLMDIIISSAVNGTIASMGLRPTKGVLLHGPPGTGKTALARLCAHKAGVNLFSVNGPEVISQYYGESERALNEVFDSASQAAPAVVFIDELDAIAPARKDAGEELSQRMVATLLNLMDGIRRADGVLVIAATNRPDSVEPALRRPGRLDREIEIGVPSARQRYEILQTLLGEMEHALLDKDVQDLATATHGFVGADLAALCNEAALNCLREHVESKTCFGNTQYKPSMPTYDACLGRNGTHCLQDNEDLSSNSDFEGASSSISEACISSDIRRNFTCMAQTDTLRITSKDFERARMKIRPSAMREVILEVPKVNWDDVGGQREVKMQLIEAVEWPQKHREAFKRIGTRPPTGVLMFGPPGCSKTLLARAVASEAGLNFLAVKGPELYSKWVGESEKAVRTLFAKARANSPSIIFFDEIDGLAVVRGKESDGVSVSDRVMSQLLIELDGLHQRVNVTVIAATNRPDKIDPALLRPGRFDRLLYVGPPDEKDREAILHIHLKKMPCSSDICIEELARLTSGCTGADISLICREAAIAAIEESLDASEITMEHLKAAIRQLPPSEVHSYQELSNRFQRLVHSDPVRDD